The Aurantiacibacter gangjinensis genome includes a region encoding these proteins:
- a CDS encoding RsmB/NOP family class I SAM-dependent RNA methyltransferase, with translation MRPAARIQSAIEILDAIIAAARSGGAPADRILADWFKGNRYAGSKDKRAIRELVYDAIRACGPVPETGRAAMLGLVEERPELRDLFDGSQYGPAAIVDGERVAEGGVAPEWLEDRLIASGIEQADAEALLGRAPLDMRINRLKVPEGLPDLPEPGEALAAPDALRFPTGTQASGWDAYRDGLVEVQDHGSQIACMAVGAQGGETVIDLCAGAGGKTLALAAAMRNEGTLVAADTDRRRLSQLGPRAERAGAAVSAEVLLDPGRELEALEPWLGKADRVLVDAPCSGTGTWRRNPEARWRLSEAEIARYVKTQAHVLAIAAELVREGGSITYVVCSLLDEEGPRQMADFLAAHSGWQAQALDLPLGTERGDGIRLLPSRDGTDGFFIARIGKS, from the coding sequence ATGAGGCCCGCCGCCCGCATCCAGTCCGCAATCGAGATCCTCGATGCCATCATCGCCGCCGCCCGCTCCGGCGGCGCACCTGCGGATCGTATCCTGGCCGACTGGTTCAAGGGCAATCGCTATGCCGGCAGCAAGGACAAGCGCGCTATCCGCGAACTGGTTTATGACGCGATCCGCGCCTGCGGTCCGGTGCCGGAAACGGGCAGGGCGGCGATGCTGGGGCTGGTCGAAGAGCGGCCCGAACTGCGCGATCTGTTCGACGGCTCGCAATACGGTCCCGCTGCAATTGTGGACGGCGAACGGGTGGCGGAAGGCGGCGTTGCGCCCGAGTGGCTGGAAGACCGGCTGATCGCCTCCGGGATCGAGCAAGCCGATGCGGAGGCGCTGCTGGGCCGCGCGCCGCTCGACATGCGGATCAACCGGCTGAAAGTGCCCGAAGGTTTGCCGGACCTGCCGGAGCCGGGCGAAGCGCTCGCAGCGCCCGATGCGCTGCGCTTCCCCACCGGCACGCAGGCGAGCGGGTGGGATGCCTATCGCGATGGCCTTGTCGAAGTGCAGGACCATGGCAGCCAGATCGCTTGTATGGCGGTCGGCGCGCAAGGCGGCGAGACGGTGATCGACCTGTGCGCGGGCGCGGGCGGCAAGACGCTGGCGCTGGCAGCGGCGATGCGCAACGAAGGCACGCTCGTCGCCGCCGATACCGATCGCCGCCGCCTCTCCCAGCTCGGACCTCGCGCCGAGCGGGCTGGGGCAGCCGTCTCTGCCGAAGTGCTGCTGGATCCCGGCCGCGAGCTGGAAGCGCTGGAACCGTGGCTGGGCAAGGCGGACCGCGTGCTTGTCGATGCGCCGTGCTCGGGAACGGGCACATGGCGGCGCAACCCGGAAGCGCGCTGGCGGCTCTCCGAAGCGGAAATCGCACGCTATGTTAAAACGCAGGCGCATGTGCTTGCTATCGCTGCGGAATTGGTGCGCGAAGGTGGCTCGATCACCTATGTCGTGTGCTCTTTGCTGGACGAGGAAGGCCCGCGCCAGATGGCCGACTTCCTCGCTGCCCATTCCGGCTGGCAAGCGCAGGCGCTCGATTTGCCGCTCGGCACTGAACGTGGCGATGGCATCCGCCTGCTGCCGTCCCGCGACGGCACGGACGGGTTTTTCATCGCACGTATAGGTAAGTCGTGA
- a CDS encoding tetratricopeptide repeat protein has product MRYAPAAAALSLVFAVQASIGLAQDERADPRAQALVAEGRAQLEAGQTQEAITSFEAALAVSPGYTQVYLDLADVARAEGLQGRAIHFYREAQERDPMNLAAISGEGEALVEKGALTAARENLSRLQDLCGDTCTETIQLAAAIDRGPPVMTAEAVQPDDEVTQN; this is encoded by the coding sequence ATGCGATATGCGCCCGCCGCCGCTGCCCTGTCCCTCGTCTTTGCCGTGCAGGCGAGCATTGGGCTGGCGCAGGATGAGCGGGCCGATCCGCGTGCGCAGGCGCTGGTGGCAGAAGGGCGCGCCCAGCTGGAAGCGGGGCAGACGCAAGAGGCCATCACCAGTTTCGAAGCCGCGCTGGCCGTGTCGCCGGGCTATACGCAGGTCTATCTCGATCTCGCCGATGTCGCGCGTGCCGAAGGCCTGCAGGGCCGCGCCATCCATTTCTATCGCGAAGCGCAGGAGCGTGACCCGATGAACCTTGCCGCCATTTCAGGCGAGGGCGAGGCGCTGGTGGAGAAGGGCGCATTGACTGCCGCGCGCGAGAACCTGTCGCGCTTGCAGGATCTGTGCGGCGATACCTGCACCGAAACCATCCAGCTCGCCGCTGCCATCGACCGCGGCCCGCCGGTAATGACGGCAGAGGCCGTGCAACCGGATGACGAAGTGACGCAGAACTGA
- a CDS encoding RNA pyrophosphohydrolase: protein MSTPDKASYRPCVGTMMINAAGEVFVGKRIDNKEGDWWQMPQGGVDDGEDLDEAMLRELGEETGVGPEHLEIVCRLPEELYYDLPAELHGKLWGGKYVGQRQAWYLVRFTGADSDIDLEAHKHPEFCEWKWVDADLLPELIVPFKREVYETVVAGFRPHL from the coding sequence ATGAGCACTCCGGATAAAGCCAGCTACCGCCCCTGCGTCGGCACGATGATGATCAATGCGGCAGGCGAGGTTTTCGTCGGCAAACGCATCGACAACAAGGAAGGTGACTGGTGGCAGATGCCCCAAGGCGGCGTCGATGATGGCGAAGACCTGGACGAAGCCATGCTGCGCGAACTGGGCGAGGAAACCGGCGTCGGGCCGGAGCATCTGGAGATAGTCTGCCGCTTGCCGGAAGAGCTGTATTACGACCTGCCTGCAGAGCTGCACGGCAAGCTATGGGGCGGTAAATATGTCGGCCAGCGGCAGGCCTGGTATCTGGTGCGCTTTACCGGCGCGGACAGCGATATCGACCTGGAGGCGCACAAGCATCCGGAGTTCTGCGAGTGGAAATGGGTCGATGCGGACCTGCTGCCCGAGCTGATCGTGCCGTTCAAGCGCGAGGTCTATGAGACTGTTGTGGCGGGGTTTCGCCCTCATCTCTGA
- a CDS encoding 2-oxoacid:acceptor oxidoreductase subunit alpha, translating into MATQMADAQPTDKKLDSMVVRFAGDSGDGMQLTGGQFTLSTALAGNDLATFPDFPAEIRAPQGTLFGVSAFQINFGSREINTAGDAPDVLVAMNPAALKVNLASLRPGGLIIADTGAFTQRNLDKAHYEANPLEDGSLAKFDVLAFDISELTIEAVKPFGLGNKDALRSKNMWTLGLALWMFDRPREPIHDWLKAKFKSKPDIADANIAALDAGHAYGETAELSGPLKQVAMPPVQSDPGLYRTITGAESVSLGLVAGAQLAELPMFFGGYPITPASAILHHLARLKEFGVTTFQAEDEIAAICASIGASYAGQLGVTSSSGPGIALKTEAMGLAIMVELPLVIVNSQRGGPSTGLPTKTEQSDLYQAVYGRNGDAPMPVIAARSPGDAFEVAIEACRIAVHYMTPVMLLTDGYIANAAEPWKVPDPEAYEPFPAQFMDSLPKGETFHPYARDEKGARPWVKPGTPGLMHRVGGIEKHETTGNIDYSPDNHQRMTELRRDKVLGVAVPDQEVALGDTSGELAVVGWGSTYGPIHQAVRRLRDKGRKVSHIHVRHIWPLPANLGDLLGGFEHVIVPEMNQGQFKTILRDQLLVDAESLTKTSGQPFGIAELEAELDKYFDGIPDNEGGEVAVNDDQLPSPVGDE; encoded by the coding sequence ATGGCGACACAGATGGCTGACGCGCAGCCCACCGACAAGAAACTGGATTCCATGGTCGTGCGCTTTGCCGGCGATAGCGGCGATGGCATGCAGCTGACGGGCGGGCAGTTCACGCTCTCTACCGCGCTGGCGGGCAATGACCTTGCGACTTTCCCCGATTTCCCCGCCGAAATCCGTGCGCCGCAGGGCACGCTGTTCGGCGTATCCGCCTTCCAGATCAATTTCGGCAGCCGCGAAATCAACACGGCTGGCGACGCGCCCGATGTGCTGGTGGCGATGAACCCGGCGGCGCTGAAAGTGAACCTCGCTTCGCTCCGCCCCGGCGGCCTGATCATCGCCGATACGGGCGCTTTCACCCAGCGCAATCTCGACAAGGCGCATTACGAAGCCAACCCGCTGGAGGACGGCAGCCTCGCGAAGTTCGATGTGCTCGCCTTCGACATATCCGAGCTGACCATCGAGGCCGTGAAGCCCTTCGGTCTCGGCAACAAGGATGCGCTGCGGTCCAAGAATATGTGGACGCTGGGGCTGGCGCTGTGGATGTTCGACCGTCCGCGAGAGCCGATCCATGACTGGCTGAAGGCCAAGTTCAAGAGCAAGCCCGACATCGCCGATGCGAATATCGCTGCGCTCGATGCCGGCCATGCCTATGGCGAGACGGCGGAGCTTTCCGGCCCGTTGAAACAGGTCGCCATGCCGCCCGTACAGTCCGATCCCGGCCTCTACCGCACCATTACCGGCGCGGAGAGCGTTTCGCTGGGCCTCGTCGCGGGGGCGCAATTGGCGGAACTGCCGATGTTCTTCGGCGGCTATCCGATCACGCCCGCCAGCGCGATCCTGCACCATCTCGCGCGGCTGAAGGAGTTCGGCGTCACCACCTTCCAGGCGGAAGACGAGATCGCCGCCATTTGCGCCAGCATTGGTGCGAGTTATGCAGGCCAGCTTGGCGTCACCAGCTCATCCGGCCCCGGCATTGCATTGAAGACCGAAGCGATGGGGCTTGCCATCATGGTTGAGCTGCCGCTGGTGATCGTGAACAGCCAGCGCGGCGGCCCATCCACCGGATTGCCCACCAAGACCGAGCAGAGCGATCTTTACCAGGCGGTATACGGTCGCAACGGTGATGCGCCCATGCCGGTTATCGCTGCGCGCAGCCCGGGCGATGCGTTTGAGGTCGCCATCGAGGCGTGCCGGATCGCGGTCCATTACATGACGCCCGTCATGCTGCTGACCGATGGCTACATCGCCAATGCCGCCGAGCCCTGGAAAGTCCCCGATCCTGAGGCTTACGAGCCATTCCCGGCGCAATTCATGGACAGCCTGCCCAAAGGCGAGACGTTCCACCCCTATGCCCGCGACGAGAAGGGTGCGCGGCCGTGGGTAAAGCCCGGCACACCCGGCCTGATGCACCGCGTGGGCGGCATCGAAAAGCACGAGACGACCGGCAATATCGACTATTCGCCCGACAACCACCAGCGCATGACCGAGCTGCGCCGCGATAAGGTGCTGGGCGTCGCGGTGCCCGATCAGGAAGTCGCCCTGGGTGACACCAGCGGCGAGCTGGCCGTGGTGGGCTGGGGCAGCACCTACGGTCCGATCCATCAGGCGGTGCGCCGCCTGCGCGACAAGGGGCGCAAGGTCAGCCACATCCATGTGCGCCATATCTGGCCGCTGCCCGCCAATCTGGGTGACCTGCTCGGCGGGTTCGAGCATGTCATCGTGCCGGAAATGAACCAGGGCCAGTTCAAGACGATATTGCGCGATCAGCTATTGGTGGATGCGGAAAGCCTCACCAAGACCAGCGGCCAGCCCTTCGGCATCGCCGAGCTTGAGGCCGAGCTGGACAAGTATTTCGACGGCATCCCCGACAATGAAGGCGGAGAGGTCGCCGTGAATGACGACCAGCTGCCCAGCCCGGTGGGAGATGAGTGA
- a CDS encoding 2-oxoacid:ferredoxin oxidoreductase subunit beta has translation MNAPAKIETTLKDWETDQEVRWCPGCGDYAILKAVQRTLPQLGADPKNTCFISGIGCSSRFPYYMETYGFHTIHGRAPAFATGVKLANPDLDVWLVTGDGDGLSIGGNHLMHVLRRNVNMQIMLFNNEIYGLTKGQASPTSRVDTRSPSTPLGSVDRPANPCAFALGAGARFIGRGIDVSKHLPDVLKAAHAHQGAAFIEIFQNCIVYNKDVFDDFAKPKGAEQQQLWLTPGEPMLFGSEKTGGVKGIRLNQQSLSLEVVDVPDGDWEKAGVLVHDATNRTLAHMLVELPFGEFPMPLGVIYDDPAPTFEVAVHDEKRRASEGKDNSLAKLLAKGQTWTVSGTAADPV, from the coding sequence ATGAACGCGCCCGCAAAGATCGAAACGACCCTCAAGGACTGGGAAACCGACCAGGAGGTTCGTTGGTGTCCTGGCTGCGGGGACTATGCCATCCTCAAGGCCGTACAGCGCACGCTGCCGCAGCTTGGCGCGGACCCGAAGAATACTTGCTTCATCTCCGGCATCGGCTGTTCCAGCCGCTTCCCTTACTACATGGAAACATACGGCTTCCACACGATCCACGGCCGCGCGCCCGCTTTTGCCACCGGGGTAAAGCTGGCCAATCCGGATCTCGACGTGTGGCTGGTGACGGGCGACGGCGATGGTCTTTCCATTGGTGGCAACCATTTGATGCACGTGCTGCGGCGCAACGTGAACATGCAGATCATGCTGTTCAACAACGAGATTTACGGGCTGACCAAAGGGCAGGCTTCGCCCACCAGCCGCGTCGATACGCGCTCGCCTTCCACGCCGCTGGGCTCGGTAGACCGCCCGGCCAATCCGTGCGCCTTTGCGCTCGGTGCCGGTGCGCGCTTCATCGGCCGCGGTATCGATGTGTCCAAGCACTTGCCCGATGTTCTAAAGGCCGCCCATGCCCATCAGGGTGCAGCCTTCATCGAGATCTTCCAGAACTGCATCGTCTACAACAAGGATGTGTTCGACGATTTCGCCAAGCCGAAGGGCGCCGAGCAGCAACAGCTGTGGCTGACGCCCGGCGAGCCGATGCTGTTCGGCAGCGAGAAAACGGGCGGCGTGAAAGGCATCAGGCTCAACCAGCAGAGCCTCTCGCTGGAAGTAGTCGACGTGCCAGATGGCGATTGGGAGAAGGCAGGCGTACTCGTGCACGACGCGACCAATCGCACGCTGGCGCACATGCTCGTCGAACTGCCTTTCGGCGAGTTTCCCATGCCGCTGGGCGTGATCTACGACGATCCTGCACCCACATTCGAAGTGGCGGTGCACGATGAAAAGCGCCGCGCCAGCGAGGGCAAGGATAACAGCCTCGCCAAACTGCTGGCCAAGGGCCAGACCTGGACCGTGAGCGGAACGGCTGCCGATCCGGTCTGA
- a CDS encoding exopolysaccharide biosynthesis polyprenyl glycosylphosphotransferase has product MAAPSEVIQDGRSIYRSFGLQVLACVVLGTLLPPFIYARADFDILSNMWMQNSIVASIIALVAGIFFARRMNFYPGVRQLGAVVPTFIATFGFVALMILAFRFSYSNQILFINFVTSVVVYIGVMALATRADSKVFFTVPGGRIERLKTAGLTMRMLSDPSQVLPRNAVIVADFQAEHNDDWERLLANAALAGIPVFHFKQVYEAATGKVQVEHLSENSFGSLLPNMSFVRLKRAMDIALVLVLLPFAIIPLVVVAALIKLDSPGPILFRQERLGYRGVPFKVAKFRTMRTETAASTAEERRAKAMTGDNDPRITRLGAFLRRTRIDELPQMINILLGHMSWIGPRPEAVELGRWYQEEIPFYDYRHIVRPGITGWAQVNQGHVTNLQDIDAKLQYDFYYIKNFSYWLDFLILMRTAKVVFTGHGAR; this is encoded by the coding sequence ATGGCCGCACCATCGGAGGTGATCCAGGACGGGCGGAGCATTTATCGCTCTTTCGGCCTCCAGGTCCTCGCCTGCGTCGTGCTGGGCACGCTGTTGCCGCCCTTCATCTACGCGCGCGCAGATTTCGACATTCTGTCCAATATGTGGATGCAGAACAGCATCGTCGCCTCCATTATCGCATTGGTTGCCGGCATCTTCTTCGCGCGGCGGATGAACTTTTACCCCGGCGTGCGCCAGCTGGGCGCAGTGGTGCCGACTTTCATCGCCACCTTCGGCTTCGTGGCGCTGATGATCCTGGCCTTCCGTTTCTCTTACTCGAACCAGATCCTGTTCATCAATTTCGTCACCTCTGTGGTGGTCTATATCGGCGTGATGGCGCTGGCGACGCGGGCGGACAGCAAGGTGTTCTTCACCGTGCCCGGCGGAAGGATCGAGCGGCTGAAGACCGCGGGCCTCACCATGCGGATGCTGTCGGACCCGTCGCAGGTCTTGCCGCGCAACGCGGTGATCGTTGCCGATTTCCAGGCTGAGCATAACGATGACTGGGAACGGCTGCTGGCCAATGCCGCGCTCGCCGGCATCCCGGTGTTCCATTTCAAGCAGGTATATGAGGCGGCGACCGGCAAGGTGCAGGTGGAGCACCTGTCCGAGAACAGCTTTGGATCGCTGCTGCCCAACATGTCCTTTGTGCGGCTAAAGCGCGCCATGGACATCGCGCTGGTGCTGGTCCTGCTGCCCTTCGCGATCATCCCGCTGGTTGTAGTGGCTGCGCTCATAAAGCTGGATTCGCCCGGACCGATCCTCTTCCGGCAGGAGCGGCTGGGCTATCGCGGCGTGCCGTTCAAGGTGGCGAAGTTCCGCACCATGCGCACCGAAACGGCGGCCTCGACAGCTGAGGAACGCCGCGCCAAGGCGATGACCGGCGACAACGATCCACGCATTACGCGGCTGGGCGCATTCCTGCGCCGCACGCGCATCGACGAATTGCCGCAGATGATAAACATCCTGCTTGGCCATATGAGCTGGATCGGCCCGCGCCCCGAAGCGGTGGAACTGGGCCGCTGGTATCAGGAAGAAATCCCGTTTTACGATTACCGCCACATCGTGCGGCCCGGCATCACCGGCTGGGCGCAGGTGAACCAGGGCCATGTGACCAATTTGCAGGATATCGATGCAAAGCTGCAATACGACTTCTATTACATCAAGAACTTCTCGTACTGGCTCGATTTCCTGATCCTGATGCGCACCGCCAAGGTCGTGTTCACCGGTCACGGCGCTCGCTAG
- a CDS encoding metal-dependent hydrolase, with translation MDNLTHSLVGALIGQTGLKKRTGLAMPALIIGANLPDVDAACFFWLEGQEHLGFRRGITHGPPALVLLPLILAGLLWGWDRWQAKRGKRPEDRVPVHFGWLYGLSLLGCLTHPALDWLNVYGIRLLEPFSSQWFYGDTLFIIDIWLWGLMGFAVWWSLRQEKRGADWQRTGRQALALVLVYIGVQAGVTGVAERSYSQESIEPDIAIASPPPLWSLNRDMIYWSAEEGGAMGMQRIGNMPLSACDLDAARLADSEVDAFLFWSRTPVLDRTEEGAFILGDARFYDPLSRDRFSVEVPAGLCSEPANR, from the coding sequence ATGGACAATCTTACCCACTCGCTCGTCGGCGCGCTCATCGGTCAGACGGGCCTTAAGAAAAGGACAGGGCTTGCCATGCCCGCGCTCATCATCGGCGCTAACCTGCCCGATGTGGATGCGGCGTGTTTCTTCTGGCTGGAGGGGCAGGAGCATCTGGGCTTCCGCCGCGGCATCACCCACGGCCCGCCTGCGCTGGTGCTGCTGCCGCTGATCCTCGCGGGGCTTTTATGGGGCTGGGACCGATGGCAGGCCAAGCGCGGCAAGCGGCCAGAGGACAGGGTACCGGTGCATTTTGGCTGGCTCTACGGGTTGTCGCTGCTGGGTTGCCTGACGCACCCGGCGCTTGATTGGCTGAACGTCTATGGCATCCGCCTGCTGGAGCCCTTCAGCAGCCAGTGGTTTTATGGCGACACCCTGTTCATAATCGATATCTGGCTGTGGGGCCTGATGGGCTTTGCCGTGTGGTGGTCGCTGCGGCAGGAGAAGCGGGGCGCTGACTGGCAGCGCACCGGGCGGCAGGCGCTGGCGCTGGTGCTGGTCTATATCGGCGTTCAGGCGGGCGTGACGGGCGTGGCCGAGCGCAGCTATTCGCAGGAATCGATCGAGCCGGACATCGCAATCGCCAGCCCACCGCCGCTATGGTCGCTCAATCGCGATATGATCTATTGGAGCGCGGAGGAAGGCGGCGCGATGGGCATGCAGCGCATCGGAAACATGCCGCTCTCTGCTTGCGATCTCGATGCCGCGCGCCTTGCCGATAGCGAAGTCGACGCCTTCCTCTTCTGGAGCCGCACGCCGGTGCTGGACCGGACCGAGGAGGGCGCCTTCATCCTCGGCGACGCCCGTTTCTACGATCCGCTTTCTCGCGACAGGTTCAGCGTCGAGGTGCCGGCCGGGCTCTGTTCGGAACCGGCGAACCGGTAG
- a CDS encoding cryptochrome/photolyase family protein produces the protein MPKPQIVWLRRDLRMKDQPALHAAAQEGPVIPVYILDEERPGDRKIGGAHRWWLHHSLESLGKSFGKRRAQIVLRRGESVQILQKLVKETGAAAIHANHHYEPWHKEAEEDLHDALKDTDCELVLHHGNYLMPPGTATTGSGDPYKIYTPFKKAMRDLFPPREELPEPETISQPSSLPDSDDLDEWELLPTKPDWAGGMRDFWTVGEDAAHERLDWWADEVGDYDEGRNLPSKDITSQMSPHLHWGEISPVTIWHRLKDKRSDGWKTYEEELIWRDYAQNVIYQFPKYPEESYRDYDERTLWRNPNRSDNIQSDLECWQKGQTGYPIVDAGMRQLWQTGWMHNRVRMITASFLVKHLLIDWRHGERWFWDTLVDGDYASNGTNWQWVSGTGVDSNIFSRIMAPLSQSEKFDAAGYIREYVPELAELSDEQIHDPDDDCRPEDYPAKMIGHKEARERALERYRKSKD, from the coding sequence ATGCCCAAACCACAAATCGTCTGGCTCCGCCGCGACCTCCGGATGAAGGACCAGCCCGCGCTGCACGCTGCGGCGCAGGAAGGGCCGGTTATCCCGGTCTACATCCTCGATGAAGAGCGGCCCGGCGATCGCAAGATCGGCGGCGCGCATCGCTGGTGGCTGCATCATTCGTTGGAAAGTCTCGGCAAGAGCTTTGGCAAGCGGCGCGCGCAGATCGTGCTGCGGCGCGGCGAAAGCGTGCAGATCCTGCAAAAGCTGGTTAAGGAAACAGGCGCGGCGGCCATCCATGCCAACCACCATTACGAGCCGTGGCACAAAGAGGCCGAGGAAGACCTGCACGATGCGCTGAAGGATACCGATTGCGAGCTGGTTCTGCATCACGGCAATTACCTGATGCCGCCGGGCACCGCCACCACAGGCAGCGGCGATCCGTACAAGATCTACACGCCGTTCAAGAAGGCAATGCGCGACTTGTTTCCGCCGCGAGAAGAACTGCCCGAGCCCGAAACCATATCGCAGCCTTCCAGCCTGCCCGATAGTGACGATCTCGACGAGTGGGAACTGTTGCCCACCAAGCCCGACTGGGCTGGCGGGATGCGCGATTTCTGGACGGTCGGGGAAGATGCCGCGCATGAGCGGCTGGACTGGTGGGCGGACGAGGTCGGCGATTATGACGAAGGCCGCAACCTGCCCAGCAAGGATATCACCTCGCAAATGTCGCCGCACCTGCATTGGGGCGAGATTTCGCCGGTCACGATCTGGCACCGGCTGAAAGACAAGCGCAGCGACGGCTGGAAGACCTATGAGGAAGAGCTGATCTGGCGCGATTACGCGCAAAACGTGATCTACCAGTTCCCGAAATATCCCGAAGAGAGCTACCGCGATTACGACGAGCGGACGCTGTGGCGAAATCCCAATCGCAGCGACAATATCCAGTCGGACCTGGAGTGCTGGCAAAAGGGCCAGACCGGCTACCCCATCGTCGATGCCGGGATGCGCCAGCTGTGGCAGACCGGCTGGATGCACAACCGCGTGCGGATGATCACCGCCAGCTTCCTCGTCAAACACCTGCTGATCGACTGGCGCCATGGTGAACGCTGGTTCTGGGATACGCTGGTGGATGGCGATTATGCCAGCAATGGCACCAACTGGCAGTGGGTCAGCGGCACCGGCGTGGACAGCAATATTTTCAGCCGCATCATGGCCCCGCTCAGCCAGAGCGAGAAGTTCGATGCGGCGGGTTATATCCGCGAATATGTGCCTGAGCTAGCCGAGCTTTCCGACGAACAGATCCACGATCCGGATGATGACTGTCGCCCCGAGGATTATCCGGCTAAGATGATCGGGCACAAAGAAGCGCGCGAACGGGCGCTGGAGCGATATCGCAAGAGTAAGGATTAG
- a CDS encoding SAM-dependent methyltransferase gives MHGRARAEELLDGGRRFAAKPGLLARLFAPAAQPILDRIHHGLRRGAINGILPDGTPVRLGGHAPGFECVVHLHSYRALARVATGGSIGWYQAWEAGEWSSPDPVPLFALFVENARALGDTARAKGPWRWVARAMHWAKRNTKRQAEKNIHAHYNLGNDFYAAWLDPTMTYSSGYRLEADGALQASQHRKWQRLSDRLGSPETLLEIGCGWGSLAAHFASQGAQATAISLSDEQLDWARAHYPAVDFRKCDYRDMHGQFDAIVSVEMVEALGREYWPDFMDCVARNLEPGGRAAIQYIAMADELFDAYAASADFIQAYVFPGGMLIRASEFRALAEQRGLRWEDQENFGLDYAETLRLWREQFDSAVTEKRLPEGFDKRFIALWRYYLQYCEGGFRGGGITVSQVTLIKGE, from the coding sequence ATGCATGGGCGAGCGCGAGCGGAGGAATTGCTGGATGGGGGGCGTCGTTTCGCGGCGAAGCCCGGCCTGCTGGCACGCCTCTTCGCTCCGGCTGCACAGCCTATTCTCGATCGGATTCACCACGGCCTGAGGCGCGGCGCGATCAACGGCATCCTTCCCGATGGAACACCGGTGAGGCTGGGCGGCCATGCGCCGGGTTTCGAGTGCGTGGTGCACCTGCACAGCTACAGGGCGCTCGCTCGCGTGGCGACGGGTGGCTCGATCGGCTGGTATCAGGCGTGGGAAGCGGGCGAATGGTCCAGCCCCGATCCGGTGCCGCTATTCGCTCTCTTCGTAGAGAACGCCCGCGCGCTGGGCGATACGGCACGCGCCAAGGGGCCGTGGCGCTGGGTCGCCCGCGCCATGCACTGGGCCAAGCGCAATACCAAGCGGCAGGCGGAAAAGAATATCCATGCGCATTACAATCTCGGCAACGATTTCTACGCGGCCTGGCTCGATCCGACGATGACCTATTCGAGCGGCTACCGGCTGGAGGCCGATGGCGCGCTTCAAGCCTCGCAGCACCGCAAGTGGCAGCGCCTTTCGGATCGGCTGGGAAGCCCCGAGACCTTGCTGGAAATCGGCTGCGGCTGGGGCTCGCTCGCCGCGCATTTCGCTTCGCAAGGCGCACAGGCGACCGCCATCAGCCTTTCCGATGAACAACTGGACTGGGCGCGCGCACACTATCCTGCCGTCGATTTTCGCAAATGCGATTATCGCGACATGCATGGGCAATTCGATGCCATAGTCAGTGTGGAGATGGTCGAAGCGCTCGGCCGCGAATACTGGCCCGATTTCATGGATTGCGTTGCGCGCAATCTGGAACCGGGCGGCAGGGCGGCGATCCAGTATATCGCCATGGCCGACGAATTGTTCGACGCCTACGCGGCCAGTGCCGATTTCATCCAGGCCTATGTCTTTCCCGGAGGCATGCTGATCCGCGCCAGCGAGTTTCGCGCTCTGGCAGAGCAGCGCGGGCTTCGCTGGGAGGATCAGGAGAATTTCGGCCTCGATTATGCCGAGACGCTGCGATTATGGCGCGAACAATTCGACAGCGCGGTGACGGAAAAGCGCCTGCCCGAAGGGTTCGACAAGCGCTTCATCGCGCTGTGGCGCTATTACCTGCAATATTGCGAAGGCGGCTTTCGCGGCGGTGGTATCACTGTTAGCCAAGTCACGCTGATCAAAGGAGAATGA